In the Drosophila gunungcola strain Sukarami unplaced genomic scaffold, Dgunungcola_SK_2 000001F, whole genome shotgun sequence genome, one interval contains:
- the LOC128261729 gene encoding uncharacterized protein LOC128261729 isoform X2: protein MLSRSECEKILENAQKSSGKSKLLDYHAARDLSAIGYLGDYYALTLSYCHEEDEVVRDIQLFVKAMPQHSAELAKEEIFQKEAWLYDTLLRKMQTFSNIKWSADCVYTRNDLMVLEDIKLQGFRAAGSTELNEAHMKQLIESVASFHAASLVYEHRTKTNIGQTYGDHLLEITVASEIAWFTTGLSAVLAAIRSLPQYQGTDELSFIDNKLLTIVEEIYEQAAPSKKYRNVLCHRDLWADLPLHSPRIGLKFQSLLEFVFKRTQENGEEMH from the exons ATGCTTTCCCGTAGTGAATGCGagaaaatattagaaaatgCACAAAAGAGTTCCGGAAAATCCAAACTATTGGACTACCATGCGGCTAGAGACCTCAGTGCGATCGGTTATCTGGGGGATTACTATGCACTGACTTTAAGCTATTGCCAT GAGGAAGACGAAGTTGTTCGAGATATTCAACTCTTTGTGAAGGCTATGCCCCAGCACAGTGCTGAATTGGCTAAAGaggaaattttccaaaaagaggCCTGGCTTTACGACACTCTCCTgagaaaaatgcaaacatttt CCAACATAAAATGGAGCGCGGATTGTGTGTACACTCGTAATGATTTAATGGTCCTGGAGGATATCAAACTGCAGGGTTTCAGAGCAGCTGGCTCTACCGAACTCAATGAGGCTCACATGAAGCAGTTGATCGAATCAGTGGCATCCTTTCATGCTGCTAGTTTGGTCTACGAACATCGGACGAAAACCAATATAGGTCAAACCTATGGTGATCATTTGCTGGAGATCACTGTAGCCTCGGAAATAGCCTGGTTCACCACAGGCCTCTCGGCTGTCTTGGCTGCCATTCGAAGTCTTCCCCAATATCAGGGCACCGATGAACTATCCTTTATAGATAACAAACTTTTGACCATAGTGGAGGAAATCTACGAGCAGGCTGCTCCTTCGAAAAAGTACAGGAACGTCCTCTGCCATCGCGATCTTTGGGCTG ACCTGCCGCTACACTCCCCCCGCATCGGACTTAAATTTCAGTCTTTACTTGAATTTGTGTTCAAGAGAACGCAAGAAAATGGAGAGGAAATGCATTGA
- the LOC128261719 gene encoding uncharacterized protein LOC128261719 → MSSGSLLDVLCSGSGARLALGTSVVSYLIVYNEASAPSLLVAVFLATIYGTMSARCKTSLRSLQMPYVRATNKFDFGCLFLATWLDALAAMCACAALARTLSACLDAMTGGLARILILGRNAPANEPWPDVLGVSVVFLVTGMFMLGLEHSRAFSLILTLGMFGLNAILSAVGWWRGDMLAWTTENKFQPDGLSSVFLATALLTYSFPSDWPQQHRSGRFTATLITGLVSISLLLTAICLSTVVHYKTHEDYVAVPLFNILDENGFHKLVPASACMLLLTSSAAFLELFPELYGIVVRLATSEWRILSKQISYESSESGNPVLAVFIAGSMCAMLAFACPLQHLSYTLAAGHMGGAFLRAFYLLYTPYRPKFMAPSSESSLSYSRLSTAPIAKSSSYSSATTSSSSRLKRSLWKIGLPKHGGLKKPKSKPRNKQELEKEWLLLGEPTSPCPQREGRDVESTILSDGEPPPSDFEYPDKFDKSDSDTSTDIDAIVDEYREKIKVTTAGPLERSVRVPTVSSWRVTIFAIVVIGLGIALCIAGLMMHWAPAALTGGIGVLIVTIMMGFVPKYTGSVINVNPVICGMSLLMGVILFSECARHSWPGLLIWMMAGLILVIRCDKYCCNCFEHTTMLNAQLIPSVSGKTNGGSASGSTSNLAGPSTSIRIPRPPKGVGVVGLPQRINGHR, encoded by the exons aTGTCGAGTGGCAG CCTGCTGGACGTCCTCTGCAGTGGGAGTGGCGCCCGTTTGGCCCTGGGAACCTCAGTAGTTTCGTATCTGATTGTGTACAATGAGGCATCCGCCCCGAGCCTGCTGGTTGCCGTCTTCTTGGCCACCATCTATGGAACGATGTCAG CCCGTTGCAAAACGAGTCTTCGCAGCCTACAAATGCCCTATGTGAGGGCCACGAATAAATTCGACTTTGGctgtttgtttttggccaCCTGGCTGGATGCCCTGGCCGCCATGTGTGCCTGTGCTGCCCTCGCCAGGACTCTCAGCGCCTGTCTAGATGCCATGACCGGTGGTCTGGCCAGGATCCTTATATTGG GCCGCAATGCACCAGCGAATGAGCCATGGCCGGATGTTCTTGGCGTCTCGGTTGTCTTCCTCGTCACTGGGATGTTCATGCTGGGCCTGGAG CACTCGAGGGCCTTCAGCCTCATCCTGACACTTGGCATGTTCGGCTTGAATGCGATTTTGAGCGCCGTCGGCTGGTGGCGGGGCGACATGTTGGCCTGGACAACGGAGAACAAGTTCCAGCCCGATGGACTCAGCAGT GTCTTCCTGGCCACTGCCCTACTCACGTACTCCTTCCCCAGCGATTGGCCCCAACAACATCGAAGTGGACGATTCACGGCGACCTTAATCACGGGATTGGTCAGCATTTCGCTACTACTAACAGCAATTTGTCTGTCCACAGTGGTGCACTACAA AACCCATGAGGACTATGTTGCAGTGCCTTTATTCAATATCCTGGACGAGAATGGCTTTCATAAGTTAGTGCCCGCATCGGCTTGTATGTTGCTGCTTACAAGTTCGGCGGCATTTCTGGAGCTTTTTCCGGAACTCTATGGCATTGTGGTGCGATTGGCCACCTCGGAGTGGCGGATATTGTCCAAGCAGATCAGCTACGAAAGCTCGGAGAGCGGCAATCCCGTGCTGGCCGTCTTCATTGCCGGCAGCATGTGTGCCATGTTGGCCTTCGCCTGTCCGCTGCAGCATCTCAGTTACACATTAGCCGCTGGCCATATGGGTGGGGCATTCCTGCGGGCCTTCTATCTTCTGTACACCCCATACAGACCCAAATTCATGGCGCCCAGCAGCGAGTCTTCACTGTCGTACAGTCGTCTGTCCACAGCACCGATTGCCAAGAGCAGTAGTTACAGCAGCGCCACAACTTCCAGTTCGAGTCGCTTGAAAAGAAGTCTCTGGAAGATCGGTCTTCCCAAGCACGGTGGCTTGAAGAAGCCCAAATCGAAGCCCCGAAACAAACAGGAGCTGGAGAAGGAGTGGCTGCTCCTGGGCGAACCTACATCGCCATGTCCTCAACGTGAAGGAAGGGATGTGGAGTCCACCATTCTGTCCGATGGCGAACCTCCG CCATCTGACTTTGAGTACCCTGATAAGTTTGACAAAAGCGATTCGGACACCTCAACGGACATTGATGCCATTGTGGATGAGTATCGCGAGAAGATCAAG GTAACCACAGCAGGACCGTTGGAGCGCAGTGTACGTGTGCCAACAGTGAGTTCCTGGCGCGTGACCATTTTCGCCATTGTGGTCATTGGATTGGGAATTGCACTCTGCATTGCTGGTCTCATGATGCACTGGGCTCCGGCTGCTTTGACTGGAGGAATTGGGGTCCTGATCGTGACCATTATGATGGGATTTGTGCCCAAATACACGGGCAGTGTGATCAACGTGAATCCCGTGATCTGTGGAATGTCGCTGCTGATGGGCGTGATCCTGTTCAGTGAATGTGCCAGACATTCCTGGCCGGGATTGCTCATTTGGATGATGGCAGGACTCATCCTGGTGATCAGATGCGATAAATACTGCTGCAATTGCTTTGAGCATACGACCATGCTGAATGCCCAACTGATACCCAGTGTTTCTGGGAAAACCAATGGGGGATCAGCTTCAGGATCGACCTCGAACTTGGCTGGTCCATCCACCAGTATTCGGATACCCAGACCGCCCAAgggagtgggcgtggtcgGACTGCCACAGCGCATCAATGGCCACAGATGA
- the LOC128261725 gene encoding uncharacterized protein LOC128261725: MDLLSSEECLLIAQTTLPEINKSNLIVLSSQLDACSNDLMGYMGEYYKLELEVEDIGEKKKYCLKYFIKSLPCKNEPQRKECERKGVFKKESAVYSKVLPKIQKYATKKLFPVCYYSRNDILVLEDLTQNYRHLKTPESYTIDHYKLVLEHLSELHAGSIAWEEKENLNIQERYKDVLIELHLDADNSWYTTGLKAIVFLAARHPQYQTKEAQTFIQENLYNLLTKAEEFVAPSNTIRNVLCHRDTWDRNILYSFEKDSSPIPNACCIVDFQLTKYCSPTLDVLFLLYIVASAEVRKEIYDECLEHYYKSLESHLIRLGLDKNIITRENFLQECQRTKLAALLIWALTEPQTKMSPSISNRLRSEEPEKFDYYLNCDRSELLLRVMEIHPGYEQTIMSPIRELVDYLMENENLYAQKAKDKSGF; encoded by the exons ATGGATCTACTCAGCTCAGAGGAATGTCTACTAATAGCGCAGACAACTCTTCCAGAGATCAACAAATCTAATCTAATTGTTCTTAGCTCACAACTGGATGCATGTTCCAATGATTTGATGGGTTACATGGGAGAGTACTATAAGCTTGAATTGGAAGTGGAGGATATAGGggagaagaaaaaatattgcctgaaatattttatcaaaagtttGCCATGCAAAAATGAGCCACAGAGAAAAGAGTGCGAACGCAAGGGAGTTTTTAAGAAGGAATCTGCGGTCTACAGCAAGGTGTTacctaaaatacaaaaatacg ctACCAAGAAGCTTTTTCCCGTATGTTATTATAGTCGAAATGATATTCTGGTACTGGAAGATCTTACCCAAAACTATAGGCATCTTAAGACCCCAGAGAGCTATACAATAGATCATTATAAACTGGTTTTGGAGCACTTATCTGAATTGCATGCTGGAAGTATTGCTTGGGAAGAAAAagagaatttaaatattcaggaaCGTTACAAAGATGTGCTTATAGAATTGCACTTGGATGCGGATAATTCCTGGTACACCACTGGACTTAAG GCAATTGTGTTTTTAGCAGCCCGACATCCGCAATATCAAACGAAGGAAGCACAGACTTTTATTCAAGAAAATCTCTACAATCTACTAACAAAAGCTGAAGAATTCGTGGCACCCTCAAATACTATTAGAAATGTGCTTTGTCATCGAGATACTTGGGATCGTAATATCCTGTACAGCTTTGAGAAAGATTCTTCTCCTATACCCAATGCTTGTTGCATTGTAGATTTTCAACTCACTAAGTACTGTTCGCCAACATTAGATGTCTTATTTCTGCTCTATATTGTTGCCTCCGCTGAAGTCAGGAAGGAGATTTATGATGAGTGCCTCGAGCACTATTATAAATCCCTTGAATCTCATCTCATCCGACTGGGTTTGGACAAGAATATCATTACTCGAGAGAACTTTTTGCAAGAATGCCAACGAACAAAACTAGCTGCCCTGCTTATTTGGGCCCTCACCGAGCCTCAAACCAAAATGTCACCAAGTATTTCGAATAGATTACGATCTGAAGAACCAGAGAAATTCGACTATTACCTCAACTGCGATCGCAGTGAACTGTTGCTAAGGGTTATGGAGATTCATCCTGGGTACGAGCAGACTATCATGTCGCCTATCAGGGAACTGGTGGATTATCTCATGGagaatgaaaatttatatgcCCAGAAAGCTAAAGATAAAAGCGGATTTTAG
- the LOC128261723 gene encoding uncharacterized protein LOC128261723 → MSIDGYNPVLTRKNRMELFTAEECKEILANLLADKNENGVLVNFDIVPATEHVGFLGEYFHLYLRYQLEDQIDIQSSRLFVKSVIFQNANMEFYMEKMGVIKKEIKLYELLLNELKKFSPHVWCAKCYFTRDDLFVMQNVEDMGYVALPSGTRFLSENQITPILKSLATLHASSIAYEKQMGKTIGVELREWLKEVSVDPDVEWYTTGLRAVLAVAATHPDVLDNAQAQEFIAKELPRCLDKVYYMVNPSPTHRNVFVHRDAWGANVFYHKEQPQEKRSVLVDFQLCRYAPPAMDFHLATYLNLEPKNRKKMIDGLTQTYYNALTEELREMGIDPNQEQLSKQEFEKSLKDFALFGETYNCIAATILHLPKNYLKNLKDERPEAFHRFCNVDRTEDVLRLMKEHSEFADYMYECVGDLLALTYKEN, encoded by the exons ATGAGTATTGACGGCTATAATCCCGTACTAACGCGAAAAAATCGCATGGAATTGTTTACTGCAGAAGAATGTAAAGAGATTTTAGCAAATTTATTGGCCGATAAGAACGAGAATGGCGTGTTGGTTAATTTTGATATAGTGCCGGCCACAGAACATGTGGGTTTCTTGGGAGAATACTTTCATCTGTATCTGCGGTATCAGTTGGAAGATCAGATTGATATACAAAGTTCTCGATTGTTTGTCAAGTCGGTGATTTTTCAAAATGCCAATATGGAATTCTATATGGAGAAAATGGGAGTtattaaaaaggaaataaagcTTTATGAACTGTTGCTGAACGAGttgaaaaagtttt cTCCCCATGTGTGGTGTGCAAAGTGTTATTTCACCCGCGATGATCTGTTTGTAATGCAAAATGTTGAGGACATGGGCTATGTGGCTTTGCCATCGGGAACTCGTTTCCTAAGCGAAAATCAAATAACCCCCATTTTAAAATCCTTGGCCACTTTGCATGCCAGTAGTATTGCCTACGAAAAGCAGATGGGTAAAACCATAGGAGTGGAGTTGAGAGAGTGGCTTAAGGAAGTCTCCGTGGATCCGGATGTTGAATGGTATACCACGGGCTTAAGG GCTGTTTTGGCAGTGGCTGCCACCCATCCTGATGTCTTGGATAATGCCCAAGCCCAGGAGTTTATTGCCAAGGAACTGCCGAGATGTCTGGACAAGGTTTACTATATGGTTAATCCTTCACCAACTCATAGGAACGTCTTCGTTCATCGCGATGCCTGGGgtgcaaatgttttttatcaCAAGGAACAGCCGCAGGAGAAGAGATCTGTCCTGGTCGACTTTCAACTCTGCCGATATGCCCCACCTGCCATGGATTTCCACCTGGCTACCTATTTAAATCTGGAACCCAAAAATCGTAAAAAGATGATTGATGGTCTGACCCAAACTTATTACAACGCATTGACCGAAGAACTTCGAGAAATGGGCATTGATCCCAATCAGGAACAACTGAGTAAACAGGAGTTTGAGAAATCCCTGAAGGACTTTGCTTTATTTGGAGAGACCTACAATTGCATAGCGGCCACCATACTCCATCTGcccaaaaattatttgaaaaacctCAAGGATGAACGGCCAGAGGCTTTCCATAGGTTCTGCAATGTGGATCGCACGGAAGATGTTCTTCGTTTGATGAAAGAACATTCGGAATTCGCTGATTATATGTATGAATGTGTGGGGGATTTGCTGGCCCTGACATATAAAGAAAACTGA
- the LOC128261729 gene encoding uncharacterized protein LOC128261729 isoform X1: protein MLSRSECEKILENAQKSSGKSKLLDYHAARDLSAIGYLGDYYALTLSYCHEEDEVVRDIQLFVKAMPQHSAELAKEEIFQKEAWLYDTLLRKMQTFSNIKWSADCVYTRNDLMVLEDIKLQGFRAAGSTELNEAHMKQLIESVASFHAASLVYEHRTKTNIGQTYGDHLLEITVASEIAWFTTGLSAVLAAIRSLPQYQGTDELSFIDNKLLTIVEEIYEQAAPSKKYRNVLCHRDLWAGNIFFPPEKTGPALLIDFQTCRYTPPASDLNFSLYLNLCSRERKKMERKCIDLYHTHLLQNLSDFGLEELMIAKSELLESYEEFRLFGVVYRAVVATVVKVPAEFVTNDFKYVDRSKVILSYMKTNQEFRTHMEECCVDVMEMALSRANV, encoded by the exons ATGCTTTCCCGTAGTGAATGCGagaaaatattagaaaatgCACAAAAGAGTTCCGGAAAATCCAAACTATTGGACTACCATGCGGCTAGAGACCTCAGTGCGATCGGTTATCTGGGGGATTACTATGCACTGACTTTAAGCTATTGCCAT GAGGAAGACGAAGTTGTTCGAGATATTCAACTCTTTGTGAAGGCTATGCCCCAGCACAGTGCTGAATTGGCTAAAGaggaaattttccaaaaagaggCCTGGCTTTACGACACTCTCCTgagaaaaatgcaaacatttt CCAACATAAAATGGAGCGCGGATTGTGTGTACACTCGTAATGATTTAATGGTCCTGGAGGATATCAAACTGCAGGGTTTCAGAGCAGCTGGCTCTACCGAACTCAATGAGGCTCACATGAAGCAGTTGATCGAATCAGTGGCATCCTTTCATGCTGCTAGTTTGGTCTACGAACATCGGACGAAAACCAATATAGGTCAAACCTATGGTGATCATTTGCTGGAGATCACTGTAGCCTCGGAAATAGCCTGGTTCACCACAGGCCTCTCGGCTGTCTTGGCTGCCATTCGAAGTCTTCCCCAATATCAGGGCACCGATGAACTATCCTTTATAGATAACAAACTTTTGACCATAGTGGAGGAAATCTACGAGCAGGCTGCTCCTTCGAAAAAGTACAGGAACGTCCTCTGCCATCGCGATCTTTGGGCTGGTAATATTTTCTTTCCCCCCGAAAAAACTGGACCCGCATTGCTGATTGATTTTCAGACCTGCCGCTACACTCCCCCCGCATCGGACTTAAATTTCAGTCTTTACTTGAATTTGTGTTCAAGAGAACGCAAGAAAATGGAGAGGAAATGCATTGACTTGTACCATACACATTTATTGCAGAATCTTTCCGATTTCGGGCTAGAAGAGCTAATGATTGCCAAATCGGAGCTACTTGAATCCTACGAAGAGTTTCGTTTATTTGGCGTGGTTTACAGAGCTGTCGTTGCTACGGTTGTAAAAGTTCCCGCCGAGTTTGTGACGAATGATTTTAAATACGTGGATCGCAGCAAAGTGATACTCTCCTATATGAAAACGAACCAAGAGTTCAGGACCCACATGGAGGAGTGCTGTGTGGATGTCATGGAAATGGCCTTGTCCAGGGCTAACGTGTGA
- the LOC128261727 gene encoding uncharacterized protein LOC128261727 has protein sequence MDLLSLEECLLIAQRTLPAINKSNLIVLSSQLEAGSNDLVGFMGEYYMFELEVEDVAEKKKYCLKYFIKSLPRKNEPQRKAYERKGFFRKESAVYSQMLPKIQKYATKKLFPVCYYSRNDILVLENLTQNYRHLEVSESYTIDHYKLALEHLSELHAGSIAWEEKEHINIQERYRDVLIEFHLSADNSWYTTGLNAIVFLAARHPQYQTKEAQTFIQEKLYNLLTKAEEFVAPSNTIRNVLCHRDTWDRNILYSFEKDSSPIPNACCVVDFQLTKYCSPTLDVLFLLYIVASADVRKEIYDECLEHYYKSLESHLIRLGLDKNIITRENFLQECQRTRLAALLIWALTEPQTKMSPSISNRLRSEEPEKLDHFLYCDRSELLLRVMEIQPGYEQTIMSPIRELVDYLMENENLYA, from the exons ATGGATCTACTCAGCTTAGAAGAATGTCTGCTTATAGCGCAGAGAACTCTTCCAGCGATCAACAAATCCAATCTGATAGTCCTTAGCTCACAATTGGAAGCAGGTTCCAATGATTTGGTGGGTTTTATGGGAGAGTACTATATGTTCGAATTGGAGGTGGAAGATGTAgcggaaaagaaaaaatattgcttgaaatattttatcaaaagtttGCCACGCAAAAATGAGCCACAGAGAAAAGCATACGAACGAAAGGGATTTTTTCGGAAGGAATCTGCCGTCTACAGCCAGATGTTacctaaaatacaaaaatatg ccACCAAAAAGCTTTTTCCTGTATGTTATTATAGTCGGAATGATATTCTGGTATTAGAAAATCTCACCCAAAACTATAGACACCTCGAGGTCTCGGAGAGCTATACAATAGATCATTATAAACTGGCTTTGGAACACCTATCTGAATTGCATGCTGGAAGTATTGCTTGGGAAGAAAAAGAGCATATAAATATTCAGGAACGTTACAGAGATGTGCTTATAGAATTCCACTTAAGTGCGGATAATTCATGGTACACCACTGGACTTAAC GCCATTGTATTCTTAGCAGCCCGACATCCGCAATATCAAACCAAGGAAGCACAGActtttattcaagaaaaactATACAATCTACTAACAAAAGCTGAAGAATTCGTGGCACCCTCAAATACTATTAGAAATGTGCTTTGTCATCGAGATACTTGGGATCGTAATATCCTGTACAGCTTTGAGAAAGATTCTTCTCCTATACCCAATGCTTGTTGCGTTGTAGATTTTCAACTCACTAAGTACTGTTCGCCCACATTAGATGTCTTATTTCTGCTCTATATTGTTGCCTCCGCTGATGTCAGGAAGGAGATTTATGATGAGTGCCTCGAGCACTATTATAAATCCCTTGAATCTCATCTCATCCGACTGGGTTTGGACAAGAATATCATTACTCGAGAGAACTTTTTACAAGAGTGCCAACGAACACGATTAGCTGCGCTGCTTATTTGGGCTCTCACCGAGCCTCAAACCAAAATGTCACCAAGTATTTCGAATAGATTACGATCTGAAGAACCAGAGAAATTAGACCATTTCCTTTACTGCGATCGTAGTGAATTGTTGCTAAGGGTTATGGAGATTCAACCGGGGTACGAGCAGACTATCATGTCGCCTATCAGGGAACTGGTGGATTATCTCATGGagaatgaaaatttatatgcctag
- the LOC128261722 gene encoding sodium channel protein Nach, whose translation MRFSRIIEEYLRNSTLHGARFIVDKDASWIERIFWVVCLVVSWYASWLLIKASLSAFENNAISFVVESSFRDWNTNFPAIIVCESKNMDRIQEVAEQLWGADHDFTLEEVLSEIAFFRGESYHTVHECSGEEVTASCFYSNFSYYAELVRSSCVDSISKCEWNNKPFECCKYFHRMETELGICYAINSMQAGKPKSPKLNMFSNRISGPGALKMELHTEATVFILGTEEVPTLVTPKTDFLVVGPYISFVRYISKRDIENDEEIRQTSVHQRNCRFADENILDVHKFYSYSACTVQCRKDRQMELCNCSSHLSPNSPDWQLCNMDGLECLNRNYEDLSVIIAQWSKRRGRKGLVCDCLPSCTEVDITTVYDSKENLVGNQNPVSRIEVGLIELPTERYKRNLVRGKLDLVVSIGGTTGLFVGASLLSFVEIFYYITIRPYTTYMNEKRRLKRLILPGR comes from the exons ATGAGATTTAGCCGAATTATAGAGGAGTATCTAAGGAACTCCACTTTGCATGGAGCCCGTTTTATAGTGGACAAAGATGCCAGTTGGATAGAGCGCATCTTTTGGGTTGTTTGCCTTGTGGTTTCTTGGTACGCCTCCTGGTTGCTTATCAAAGCCTCGTTAA GTGCCTTCGAAAACAATGCCATCAGCTTTGTGGTGGAGAGTTCATTTCGCGATTGGAATACCAACTTCCCAGCCATCATAGTCTGCGAATCAAAAAATATGGATCGTATACAGGAGGTGGCGGAACA ACTTTGGGGCGCAGACCACGACTTCACTTTGGAGGAGGTGCTCAGCGAGATTGCATTCTTTCGCGGAGAATCATATCACACAGTGCATGAATGCAGTGGCGAGGAGGTGACTGCCTCATGTTTTTACTCAAATTTCTCGTATTATGCTGAACTAGTTCGCAGCAGTTGTGTGGACTCAATTAGCAAATGCGAGTGGAATAACAAACCATTTGAGTGCTGCAAGTACTTTCATCGCATGGAAACAGAGCTGGGAATCTGCTATGCCATTAATTCGATGCAAGCTGG aaaaccaaaaagtccaaaattaaatatgttttcgaATCGTATTAGTGGACCAGGCGCTTTGAAAATGGAATTGCATACGGAGGCTACG gTCTTTATCCTTGGAACTGAAGAGGTTCCCACATTGGTGACCCCTAAAACGGATTTTCTAGTAGTGGGACCCTACATATCCTTTGT GCGTTATATCTCAAAGCGCGATATTGAGAACGATGAGGAGATCCGCCAGACGAGTGTGCATCAGAGGAACTGTCGCTTTGCTGATGAAAATATCCTGGATGTGCACAAGTTTTATAGCTATAGTGCCTGTACGGTGCAGTGTCGCAAGGATCGGCAAATGGAGTTGTGCAACTGCTCCAGCCACCTGTCCCCCAATTCCCCCGACTGGCAGCTGTGCAACATGGATGGTCTGGAGTGCCTGAATCGCAACTACGAGGACCTCTCGGTGATCATTGCCCAGTGGTCGAAGCGTCGCGGTCGAAAGGGATTGGTCTGCGATTGTCTGCCCTCCTGCACCGAGGTGGACATCACAACGGTCTACGATAGCAAGGAAAATTTGGTAGGCAATCAGAATCCCGTCTCTAGGATCGAGGTGGGTCTCATCGAATTACCCACTGAGCGGTACAAAAGGAACTTGGTGCGCGGCAAACTGGATTTGGTGG TGTCCATCGGAGGCACAACTGGTCTTTTCGTGGGCGCCAGTCTACTCAGTTTTGTGGAGATTTTTTACTATATCACCATTCGTCCTTATACCACTTACATGAACGAGAAACGTCGCCTAAAGCGTCTGATTTTGCCTGGGAGATAA
- the LOC128261726 gene encoding uncharacterized protein LOC128261726 — translation MATALELSPTEIRGMCQQYLHQDVSNSDSGFDIVSYQLRPTSDAPSGYLGSHFYLQVTLRLHNPEEIKQLTFFSKSAPEGNASRMEYLENFGVFQKEIVVYQNVLPDLHKACAEVAPKCYYADKNLLVLENLADQGYRMGAGRDGLLSYEQLHCCLKTLAAMHAGSIIQEHRTGKKLTELQPKSVVENAYPCDVTADHLRVVNFQNACQVIKEFIKLIPKYQSQLDYILENFTERMSYIFEAVKTSDVYQNTILHGDLWANNIMFQYGKYGESPLQCRLVDFQLARYAPPALDVLTVLTIPTSKAFRDAHLSELLSEYYRFMTEFLKRADLDIARFMPEQSFYKSVAEFRSIGLIESCLFCHLVILPSSCTQKLTSSADGFSDFFSHKRIEICLEAFNTDDLYRNRLVDMIQDFVDNFVLKDKK, via the coding sequence ATGGCTACCGCACTAGAACTGAGTCCCACCGAAATTCGCGGCATGTGCCAGCAATATTTGCATCAGGATGTTTCCAATTCTGATTCTGGATTTGATATAGTCAGTTATCAATTAAGACCCACATCGGATGCACCGTCTGGATACTTGGGTAGTCACTTTTACCTGCAGGTCACTCTTCGGCTCCACAATCCCGAGGAAATCAAGCAACTCACCTTCTTCTCGAAGTCGGCTCCCGAGGGAAACGCCTCGCGGATGGAGTATCTGGAGAATTTCGGTGTTTTCCAGAAGGAAATCGTTGTCTACCAGAACGTACTTCCAGATTTGCACAAAGCGTGCGCCGAAGTGGCGCCCAAGTGCTATTATGCGGATAAGAATCTGCTGGTCCTCGAGAATCTGGCCGATCAGGGATATCGCATGGGTGCCGGTCGTGATGGTTTGTTGTCCTACGAACAGCTCCATTGTTGCCTGAAAACCTTGGCTGCCATGCATGCTGGTTCCATTATTCAGGAGCATCGAACGGGCAAAAAACTAACCGAATTGCAGCCAAAATCGGTGGTGGAGAATGCCTATCCCTGCGATGTGACCGCAGATCATCTGAGAGTGGTGAACTTTCAAAATGCCTGCCAGGTGATCAAGGAGTTCATCAAACTGATACCCAAATATCAGTCACAGCTGGACTATATATTGGAGAACTTCACTGAAAGGATGTCCTACATTTTCGAGGCCGTCAAGACCTCTGACGTATATCAAAATACCATACTCCATGGCGATTTGTGGGCCAATAATATAATGTTTCAATATGGCAAATATGGGGAGAGTCCTCTGCAGTGTCGCCTTGTCGACTTCCAGTTGGCCAGATATGCCCCACCTGCCCTCGATGTACTGACCGTACTCACTATACCCACATCGAAGGCATTCAGGGATGCCCATCTTAGTGAACTTCTTTCGGAATATTACCGCTTTATGACTGAGTTCCTGAAGCGAGCTGATTTGGATATAGCTCGTTTTATGCCGGAGCAGAGTTTCTATAAATCCGTGGCGGAGTTCCGAAGTATTGGCTTAATTGAGAGCTGTTTGTTCTGCCATTTGGTGATTCTTCCATCTTCCTGCACCCAGAAATTGACCAGCTCTGCGGATGGTTTCAGTGATTTCTTTAGTCACAAACGCATCGAGATTTGCCTAGAGGCATTCAACACAGACGACTTGTACCGAAATCGCTTGGTGGACATGATCCAAGACTTTGtagataattttgttttaaaagatAAGAAGTAA